One genomic region from Solwaraspora sp. WMMD792 encodes:
- a CDS encoding NAD(P)H-quinone dehydrogenase codes for MKRIVIIGGGPAGYEAALVAAQLRADVTVVEADGAGGACVLSDCVPSKTFIASSEVVTGYRDTEEFGIDSDGLDAVTVDATAVHARVKRLALAQSADVHSKLVKAGVTFVAGSARLGEDTLGHTHRVLVSPDNGDAEYPIEASTVLVATGATPRQLPTAVPDGERILTWRQVYDLPALPEHLVVVGSGVTGAEFASAYLAMGVPVTLVSSRDRVMPHEDADAAMAIEQVFRARGMTILNNSRADAVTRVGDGVEVRLSDGRTVTASHALIAVGSVPNTADLGLAEYGVTVADSGHVPVDRVSRTNVPGIYAAGDCTGVLPLASVAAMQGRIAMWHALGEAVVPLRLRTVAANVFTDPELATVGVSQDEVDDGRVQARQVMLPLAGNARAKMADLRDGFVKLFCRPASGQIIGGVVVAPKASELIMPITVAVENHMTVSQLAHTITIYPSLSGSIAEAARQLMWHDEE; via the coding sequence TTGAAGCGGATAGTGATAATCGGCGGTGGCCCGGCCGGCTACGAGGCGGCGTTGGTCGCGGCGCAGCTGCGGGCTGACGTCACGGTGGTCGAGGCGGACGGGGCGGGCGGCGCCTGCGTACTGTCCGACTGCGTCCCGTCCAAGACCTTCATCGCCAGCTCAGAGGTGGTCACCGGGTACCGGGACACCGAGGAGTTCGGCATCGACTCCGACGGGCTGGACGCGGTCACCGTCGACGCGACCGCGGTGCACGCCCGGGTCAAGCGGCTCGCGCTGGCCCAGTCGGCCGACGTGCACAGCAAACTCGTCAAAGCTGGTGTGACATTCGTCGCCGGCAGCGCCCGACTCGGTGAGGACACGCTCGGTCACACCCACCGGGTACTCGTCAGCCCCGACAACGGTGACGCTGAGTACCCGATCGAGGCGTCGACCGTACTGGTCGCCACCGGCGCCACGCCCCGGCAGCTGCCCACCGCCGTGCCCGACGGCGAACGCATCCTGACCTGGCGGCAGGTGTACGACCTGCCGGCCCTGCCCGAGCACCTGGTGGTGGTCGGCTCCGGGGTGACCGGTGCCGAGTTCGCCAGCGCGTACCTGGCGATGGGGGTGCCGGTGACCCTCGTCTCCAGCCGGGACCGGGTGATGCCGCACGAGGACGCCGACGCGGCGATGGCGATCGAGCAGGTGTTCCGGGCCCGGGGCATGACGATTCTGAACAACTCGCGCGCCGACGCGGTCACCCGGGTCGGCGACGGCGTCGAGGTGCGGCTCAGCGACGGCCGTACGGTGACCGCCTCGCACGCGTTGATCGCGGTCGGCTCGGTGCCGAACACGGCGGACCTGGGGCTCGCCGAGTACGGGGTGACCGTCGCGGACAGTGGGCACGTGCCGGTGGACCGGGTGTCGCGTACCAATGTGCCGGGCATCTACGCGGCCGGCGACTGCACCGGCGTGCTGCCGCTGGCCAGCGTCGCGGCGATGCAGGGCCGGATCGCGATGTGGCACGCGCTCGGCGAGGCGGTGGTGCCGCTGCGGCTGCGTACCGTCGCGGCGAACGTTTTCACCGATCCGGAGCTGGCCACCGTCGGGGTGTCCCAGGACGAGGTGGACGACGGGCGGGTGCAGGCCCGGCAGGTGATGCTGCCGCTGGCCGGCAACGCCCGGGCGAAGATGGCCGACCTGCGGGACGGCTTCGTCAAGCTGTTCTGCCGCCCGGCCAGCGGGCAGATCATCGGCGGGGTGGTGGTGGCCCCCAAGGCCAGCGAGTTGATCATGCCGATCACCGTCGCGGTGGAGAACCACATGACGGTGAGCCAGTTGGCGCACACAATCACAATTTATCCTTCGTTGTCCGGATCAATCGCTGAAGCCGCACGTCAGCTCATGTGGCATGACGAAGAGTGA
- a CDS encoding helix-turn-helix transcriptional regulator, producing the protein MNIGEALARKRRRAGFTQEGLAERSGVSTSVIRKLERGDRDSASLPTLRRLAAALGVTTVDLFHPGPVQMQPPTDDRDELYQIRRMLQPARTATGDLVALADDAPPSLDDVVDSVREINGMFRDSDYAGAVAALPMAISHARTGVAEADEQQKHSMWGQLAQVYQTGALVLTQLRKDDLAYHALGLAMDAGRRAGDDVLTASVVCSEGWLLTRQARFDDAERAALDTAEQIEPSLTKSPASQVAVWGWLNLGAAAAATRNNRMDVAADALRRAHAAAHVAAGYISPHVAHWTTFAPAVVAMREVELAMVTGDAGRATRVARTVPPGARPAVTYQRFRLDVAAAAIDRRDRDEALAILLQLRETAPEWLRYQRYAHRLTDRLLHANSRTVPRKLRDLADFLDIT; encoded by the coding sequence ATGAACATCGGGGAGGCTCTGGCTCGGAAGCGTCGACGGGCTGGATTCACTCAGGAGGGCCTCGCGGAACGGAGCGGCGTCAGCACCTCCGTGATTCGCAAGCTGGAACGCGGCGACCGGGACTCCGCCTCGCTTCCGACCCTGCGCCGCCTCGCCGCCGCACTCGGTGTGACCACAGTCGACCTGTTCCACCCCGGACCGGTCCAGATGCAACCGCCGACCGACGACCGTGACGAGCTCTACCAGATCCGCCGAATGTTGCAGCCAGCCAGAACTGCCACCGGTGACCTGGTTGCCCTGGCAGACGATGCTCCGCCGAGCCTCGACGATGTCGTTGATTCCGTGCGCGAGATCAACGGCATGTTCCGAGACAGCGACTACGCCGGTGCTGTGGCGGCACTTCCCATGGCCATCAGTCATGCCCGCACTGGTGTGGCCGAGGCTGATGAACAGCAGAAGCACAGCATGTGGGGCCAGCTTGCGCAGGTCTACCAGACCGGCGCTCTGGTGCTGACCCAGCTGCGGAAGGACGATCTCGCCTATCACGCGCTCGGGCTGGCGATGGACGCTGGCCGCCGCGCTGGCGACGATGTCCTGACAGCCTCCGTCGTGTGCAGCGAGGGGTGGCTACTGACCCGCCAGGCTCGGTTCGACGACGCCGAACGCGCCGCGCTCGACACTGCGGAACAGATCGAACCGAGTCTGACGAAGTCACCGGCGAGCCAGGTCGCGGTGTGGGGGTGGCTGAACCTCGGTGCGGCGGCTGCCGCCACCCGCAACAACCGGATGGATGTGGCCGCAGACGCCCTTCGCCGTGCGCACGCGGCCGCGCACGTCGCCGCTGGTTACATCTCGCCGCACGTCGCGCACTGGACCACGTTCGCGCCGGCGGTTGTGGCCATGCGTGAGGTCGAGCTGGCGATGGTGACCGGGGACGCCGGCCGCGCGACCCGGGTTGCGCGCACCGTTCCACCAGGTGCGCGGCCGGCCGTGACGTATCAGCGGTTCCGCTTGGACGTCGCCGCTGCCGCGATCGATCGCCGTGACCGGGACGAGGCTTTGGCGATTCTCCTGCAACTGCGTGAAACGGCGCCGGAGTGGCTGCGCTATCAGCGGTACGCCCATCGCCTGACTGATCGTCTGCTGCATGCCAACTCCAGAACTGTGCCGCGCAAACTGCGCGACCTAGCGGACTTCCTGGACATCACCTGA
- a CDS encoding circularly permuted type 2 ATP-grasp protein: protein MADLFEDYHLGPGWDEMFGEPGMPRHTYEALHATLQPLSSAELEVRADVLARAFLDQGITFALKGVERPFPLDIVPRIIAADQWRTVSAGVAQRVRALEAFLADIYGPARVLADGVVPRRLVVTSAHFHREAAGIVPHNGVRIHVAGVDLIRDEQGTFRVLEDNVRVPSGVSYVMENRRAMAHVLPEVFASTRIQPVESYPAQLLRALRAAAPAGVVDPTVVVLTPGVHNSAYFEHALLAREMGVELVEGRDLVCVGNEVAMRTTGGEQRVDVIYRRIDDDFLDPVHFRADSVLGVAGLLNAARAGRVTIANAVGNGVADDKLLYTYVPELIRYYLAEEPILPNVETYRLDDGPDVLDHVLDRLDQLVLKPVDGSGGAGIVIGSQASDEQLAQVRERILIDPRGWIAQREVALSMVPTLIGNRLRARHVDLRPFAVNDGDRVWVLPGGLTRVALPEGALVVNSSQGGGSKDTWVLASPTATPHPDDAPVLADLTVGGVDQSPAAPTPDPGPGIAETSARQQQQQQQQQQQQQEQGPQVRGEGGRC, encoded by the coding sequence ATGGCCGATCTGTTCGAGGACTACCACCTCGGCCCCGGCTGGGACGAGATGTTCGGCGAGCCGGGCATGCCCCGCCATACCTACGAGGCGTTGCACGCCACCCTGCAGCCCTTGTCCAGCGCCGAGCTGGAGGTACGGGCCGACGTCCTCGCCCGGGCCTTTCTTGACCAGGGCATCACCTTCGCGCTCAAGGGCGTCGAGCGGCCGTTCCCGCTGGACATCGTGCCCCGGATCATCGCCGCCGACCAGTGGCGCACCGTGTCGGCCGGCGTCGCCCAGCGGGTACGCGCGTTGGAGGCGTTCCTCGCCGACATCTACGGCCCGGCCCGGGTGCTCGCAGACGGCGTGGTGCCCCGCCGGCTGGTGGTGACCAGCGCCCACTTCCACCGGGAGGCGGCCGGCATCGTGCCGCACAACGGGGTGCGCATCCACGTCGCCGGAGTCGACCTGATCCGTGACGAGCAGGGCACCTTCCGGGTCCTGGAGGACAACGTACGGGTGCCGTCCGGGGTCAGCTACGTGATGGAGAACCGGCGGGCGATGGCCCACGTACTGCCGGAGGTCTTCGCCTCGACCCGGATCCAGCCGGTGGAGTCCTACCCGGCGCAACTGCTGCGGGCGCTGCGGGCCGCCGCACCGGCCGGCGTCGTCGACCCGACGGTGGTGGTGCTCACCCCCGGGGTGCACAACTCGGCCTACTTCGAGCACGCGCTGCTGGCCCGGGAGATGGGCGTCGAGCTGGTCGAGGGGCGCGATCTGGTCTGCGTCGGCAACGAGGTGGCGATGCGTACCACCGGCGGCGAGCAGCGGGTCGATGTGATCTACCGGCGGATCGACGACGACTTCCTCGACCCGGTGCACTTCCGGGCCGACTCGGTGCTCGGCGTCGCCGGGCTGCTCAACGCGGCCCGCGCCGGCCGGGTCACCATCGCCAACGCGGTCGGCAACGGCGTCGCCGACGACAAGCTGCTCTACACGTACGTGCCGGAGCTGATCCGCTACTACCTGGCCGAGGAACCGATCCTGCCGAACGTCGAGACGTACCGCCTCGATGACGGCCCGGACGTGCTCGACCACGTCCTCGACCGGCTCGATCAGCTGGTGCTCAAGCCGGTCGACGGCTCCGGTGGCGCCGGCATCGTGATCGGCTCGCAGGCCAGTGACGAGCAGCTGGCTCAGGTCCGCGAGCGGATCCTGATCGACCCCCGCGGCTGGATCGCCCAGCGCGAGGTGGCCCTGTCGATGGTGCCGACGCTGATCGGTAACCGGCTGCGGGCCAGGCATGTCGATCTGCGTCCGTTCGCGGTCAACGACGGCGACCGGGTCTGGGTGCTGCCCGGTGGCCTGACCCGGGTGGCGTTGCCCGAAGGCGCCCTGGTGGTCAACTCCAGCCAGGGCGGTGGCTCCAAGGACACCTGGGTGCTGGCGTCGCCGACCGCAACGCCGCACCCGGACGACGCGCCGGTGCTCGCCGACCTGACCGTCGGGGGTGTCGACCAGTCGCCGGCCGCGCCGACCCCGGACCCCGGCCCCGGCATCGCCGAGACCTCCGCCCGACAGCAACAGCAGCAACAACAACAGCAACAACAACAGCAGGAACAAGGACCACAGGTACGCGGGGAGGGTGGTCGATGCTGA
- a CDS encoding alpha-E domain-containing protein, protein MLSRIAESLYWIGRYVERAEDTSRILDVHLHRIISDPWVAEETACRSLLGVMGVDVDDQPVSSARLVGLLGLDGRNASSVVGSLAAARENARGARETISSEMWECLNATWHGLPDARRRVEQQGVHAFFRWTRERCALMAGLTDATMSRDEGWLFLVLGRNIERVDMTARLLSTHVRAGGSIPSWLTLLRSCGAWETFLRTYRGSLDDQHAAEFLLLDRLFPRSVFAALTAAESCLAELERTAGSGATGRSGAVTDAQRIIGRARTNLEFRGADELLTDLAAVLASLERTCSHLNEAVSRRYFRQTAAVLWLPEAVA, encoded by the coding sequence ATGCTGAGCAGGATCGCCGAGTCGCTCTACTGGATCGGCCGGTACGTGGAGCGGGCCGAGGACACCTCCCGCATCCTCGACGTACACCTGCACCGGATCATCTCCGATCCGTGGGTGGCCGAGGAGACCGCCTGCCGGTCGCTGCTCGGCGTGATGGGCGTCGACGTCGATGACCAGCCGGTGTCGTCGGCGCGGCTGGTCGGCCTGCTCGGTCTCGACGGACGTAACGCCAGCTCGGTCGTCGGGTCGCTGGCCGCCGCCCGGGAGAACGCCCGTGGTGCCCGGGAGACGATCTCATCGGAGATGTGGGAGTGCCTCAACGCCACCTGGCACGGGCTGCCCGACGCCCGTCGTCGGGTCGAGCAGCAGGGGGTGCACGCATTTTTCCGCTGGACCCGGGAACGCTGCGCATTGATGGCAGGGCTCACCGACGCCACCATGAGCCGCGACGAGGGCTGGCTGTTCCTGGTGCTCGGCCGCAACATCGAACGGGTCGACATGACCGCCCGGCTGCTCTCCACCCACGTGCGGGCCGGCGGCAGCATCCCGTCCTGGCTGACCCTGCTGCGCTCCTGCGGTGCCTGGGAGACCTTCCTGCGCACCTACCGTGGCTCCCTGGACGACCAGCACGCCGCCGAGTTCCTGCTGCTGGACCGGCTCTTCCCCCGGTCGGTGTTCGCCGCATTGACCGCCGCCGAGTCGTGCCTGGCGGAGCTGGAGCGGACCGCCGGCTCCGGGGCGACCGGCCGGTCCGGGGCGGTCACCGACGCGCAGCGGATCATCGGGCGGGCCCGGACCAACCTGGAGTTCCGCGGCGCCGACGAACTCCTCACCGACCTGGCCGCCGTACTGGCCAGCCTGGAGCGCACCTGTTCGCACCTCAACGAGGCGGTGTCCCGGCGGTACTTCCGGCAGACCGCGGCGGTGCTCTGGCTCCCGGAGGCGGTGGCGTGA
- a CDS encoding transglutaminase family protein → MSVHSWRLKVEHRTGFSYAGPVGSSYNEARMSPRNEARQAVLEARVEVFPPARTYRYEDYWGTGVTAFDVHSPHDALEVAAISTVETLPPGDLLDAADSAGWTDLARPEQVDQWHEFLLPTPRTAVDEELTGLAESVRAAHPTPHAAALAVCEQVREQVAYTTGSTGVQTDAVHAWRQRKGVCQDISHLVVGLLRVVGTPARYVSGYLHPSPDAAIGERVVGQSHAWVEWWAGRWTAFDPTNGIPVGERHVVVGRGREYGDVPPLKGVYAGPANTGQGVEVAITRLR, encoded by the coding sequence GTGAGCGTGCACTCCTGGCGGCTGAAGGTGGAGCACCGCACCGGGTTCAGCTACGCCGGTCCGGTCGGGTCGTCGTACAACGAGGCCCGGATGTCGCCGCGCAACGAGGCCCGCCAGGCGGTGCTGGAGGCCCGCGTCGAGGTCTTCCCGCCGGCCCGCACCTACCGGTACGAGGACTACTGGGGCACCGGGGTGACCGCCTTCGACGTGCACTCCCCGCACGACGCGCTGGAGGTCGCCGCGATCTCCACGGTGGAGACCCTGCCGCCGGGTGACCTGCTCGACGCGGCAGACTCGGCCGGCTGGACCGATCTCGCCCGACCGGAGCAGGTGGACCAGTGGCACGAGTTCCTGCTGCCCACTCCGCGTACCGCCGTGGACGAGGAGCTGACCGGGTTGGCCGAGTCGGTGCGGGCCGCCCACCCGACCCCGCACGCCGCCGCGTTGGCTGTCTGCGAGCAGGTCCGTGAGCAGGTCGCCTACACCACCGGTTCGACCGGGGTGCAGACCGACGCGGTGCACGCCTGGCGGCAACGCAAAGGTGTCTGCCAGGACATCAGCCACCTGGTGGTCGGGCTGCTGCGGGTCGTCGGCACGCCGGCCCGGTACGTCTCCGGCTACCTGCACCCCAGCCCGGACGCGGCGATCGGTGAACGGGTCGTCGGGCAGAGCCACGCCTGGGTGGAGTGGTGGGCCGGCCGGTGGACGGCGTTCGACCCGACCAACGGGATCCCGGTCGGCGAGCGGCACGTGGTGGTCGGCCGGGGCCGGGAGTACGGCGACGTGCCCCCGCTCAAAGGGGTGTACGCCGGCCCGGCGAACACCGGTCAGGGCGTCGAGGTGGCGATCACCCGGCTTCGCTGA